From Daucus carota subsp. sativus chromosome 6, DH1 v3.0, whole genome shotgun sequence, the proteins below share one genomic window:
- the LOC108226025 gene encoding uncharacterized GPI-anchored protein At5g19250-like: MATSLDEKESLLKGINVFRQSQNLSALTMNYKASCFAKEIAKQLEGESCSQVTDPNSVPGVPDILKKCKVNINSTTDGLMLSVCVVNRVPNLVLNNFTQTFYGKYLKSSKFTGAGIGKEDDWTVVVLSTSTPAGSFSSFACRSACGSLCYLIVLLGLFLTWLIE, encoded by the exons ATGGCTACTAGCTTAG ATGAGAAAGAAAGCCTTCTTAAAGGCATTAATGTTTTCAGGCAATCGCAGAACTTATCAGCCCTGACAATGAACTACAAGGCCTCATGCTTTGCCAAGGAAATCGCGAAGCAACTAGAAGGCGAGTCATGTTCTCAAGTAACTGATCCCAACAGTGTGCCAGGAGTCCCGGACATTCTCAAGAAATGCAAGGTGAACATTAATTCCACGACAGACGGATTAATGCTATCGGTTTGTGTTGTCAACAGAGTGCCAAATCTTGTTCTAAACAACTTTACTCAAACATTTTACGGTAAGTATCTGAAGAGTTCCAAGTTCACTGGAGCTGGCATTGGTAAGGAGGATGATTGGACTGTTGTTGTGCTGAGCACAAGCACACCTGCTGGAAGTTTTTCGAGCTTTGCATGTAGATCAGCTTGTGGCAGCTTGTGCTATTTGATTGTGCTTCTTGGTTTGTTTTTAACATGGCTAATTGAATAG